A stretch of Brassica rapa cultivar Chiifu-401-42 chromosome A08, CAAS_Brap_v3.01, whole genome shotgun sequence DNA encodes these proteins:
- the LOC103834832 gene encoding upstream activation factor subunit UAF30, translating to MQPQRLKKAIVDNPKKLGNLIDLVNLPSTLRDFLGQSQSSRLGCFMRVWSYIKTNNLQDPKNKNVVNCDEKLKSILLGKPRVELVDLPSLIKLHFTTKAPNSNSQEKRMPSVFKY from the exons ATGCAGCCTCAGAGGTTGAAGAAAGCAATAGTTGACAACCCTAAGAAGCTTGGGAATTTGATTGACCTCGTGAATCTTCCATCTACTCTACGTGACTTCCTTGGTCAGTCTCAGAGTTCTCGTCTGGGTTGTTTCATGCGTGTCTGGTCGTACATCAAGACCAACAATCTTCAG GATCCAAAGAACAAGAATGTGGTGAACTGTGATGAAAAGCTGAAGAGCATTTTGCTTGGGAAGCCGCGAGTGGAGCTAGTCGATCTTCCTTCTCTTATCAAGTTGCATTTCACCACCAAAGCACCCAACTCGAATTCTCAAGAAAAAAGAATGCCATCCGTCTTTAAGTATTGA
- the LOC103835526 gene encoding mitogen-activated protein kinase kinase kinase 18: protein MNIAWTRGPTIGRGSTATVSIATSNTGEIFAVKSADFLSSSAFLQREQSILSTLSSPHIVKYIGSCLTCEKDRLVYNILMEYVSGGSLHGLIKNSGGKLPEPAIRSHTRQILKGLKYLHERGIVHCDLKSQNVLVGENGVVSKIADLGCAKPVFNSGFSGTPAFMAPEVARGEEQRFPADVWTLGCTVIEMVTGSSPWPELNDAVARMYKIGYSGESPEIPEGTSEKGRDFVMRCLRVDPKQRWTVEELLKHPFLDDDEEDEESQCIDYLRSTSSPSTVLDQRFWNSCEDSETEDPFADYSESWRSPADRIEQLAGDEVTSVPSWDTVDDGEWIQVRGDVIGEAEKRVSYGGEDIICVEATSSMQVIEDWIWDQESLLSEYSSDDVISSLYSNAAIQGNLIVYNLGDKNVPINKMFRNYNEDKKTFICQIALNNVLTKTNQTNMDLRSMFLLTVVIVIVSVSFWVKILFKSW, encoded by the coding sequence ATGAACATTGCTTGGACAAGAGGACCAACCATCGGCCGTGGCTCCACCGCCACCGTCTCAATAGCAACTTCAAACACCGGTGAGATCTTCGCCGTCAAATCCGCCGACTTCTTGTCTTCATCAGCGTTCTTGCAAAGAGAGCAATCCATATTGTCTACATTGAGCTCTCCTCACATAGTCAAGTACATAGGCTCCTGTTTAACGTGCGAGAAGGACCGACTTGTCTACAACATCCTTATGGAGTACGTTTCCGGCGGGAGTCTTCACGGTTTAATCAAGAACTCAGGCGGGAAGTTGCCGGAGCCGgcgatcagatcacacacgcgTCAGATTCTCAAGGGTCTGAAGTATCTTCACGAGAGAGGGATCGTTCACTGCGACTTGAAGAGCCAGAACGTGCTGGTTGGAGAAAACGGCGTCGTTTCAAAGATAGCTGATTTGGGTTGTGCTAAACCGGTTTTTAACTCGGGATTTTCCGGTACGCCGGCGTTTATGGCGCCGGAGGTTGCTCGTGGTGAAGAACAGAGGTTTCCTGCTGATGTGTGGACTTTGGGGTGTACGGTGATCGAGATGGTGACTGGATCAAGCCCTTGGCCGGAGCTAAACGACGCCGTTGCGAGGATGTATAAGATTGGATACTCAGGTGAGTCGCCGGAGATTCCCGAGGGGACATCGGAGAAAGGTAGGGACTTTGTGATGAGGTGTTTGAGGGTTGATCCGAAACAGAGATGGACGGTGGAAGAGCTCCTTAAACACCCTTTTCTCGACGACGACGAGGAAGACGAAGAGTCTCAATGTATCGATTACTTGCGGAGCACGTCTTCTCCGAGCACTGTGTTGGATCAACGGTTTTGGAATTCATGCGAAGACTCGGAAACAGAAGACCCTTTTGCTGATTACTCGGAGTCGTGGCGTTCGCCGGCTGATCGGATTGAGCAACTCGCCGGAGATGAAGTTACAAGTGTTCCTAGTTGGGATACGGTAGACGACGGCGAGTGGATTCAAGTGAGGGGAGATGTTATCGGAGAAGCCGAGAAACGCGTTAGCTACGGCGGTGAAGACATCATTTGCGTCGAGGCAACGTCATCTATGCAAGTGATTGAAGATTGGATATGGGATCAAGAGAGCTTGTTGTCGGAATATTCCTCTGACGACGTCATTTCTAGTCTTTACTCCAATGCTGCAATTCAAGGAAATTTAATTGTTTATAATCTTGGAGATAAAAATGTaccaataaataaaatgtttcgTAATTATAATGAGGATAAGAAAACATTTATCTGTCAAATTGCATTGAACAATGtcctaacaaaaacaaatcaaactaaTATGGACCTTCGGTCTATGTTTCTTTTAACAGTTGTAATCGTTAttgtttcagtttctttttgggttaaaatactatttaaaaGTTGGTAA
- the LOC103834836 gene encoding V-type proton ATPase subunit e2-like: MAFLVTSVIFAVVGIIASIFTRICFNQGPSTNLLHFTLVITATVCCWMMWAIVYIAQMKPLIVPILSEVE; encoded by the exons ATGGCTTTTCTTGTAACATCCGTAATATTCGCCGTGGTCGGTATCATTGCTTCGATTTTCACTAGAATCTGCTTCAACCAAGGCCCCTCCACCAatct GCTGCATTTTACCTTGGTCATTACAGCCACTGTCTGCTGTTGGATGAT GTGGGCAATCGTTTACATTGCGCAGATGAAGCCTCTCATTGTCCCAATCCTAAGCGAGGTGGAGTAG
- the LOC103834834 gene encoding grpE protein homolog 2, mitochondrial, which yields MLASRILSRVSRSAGLRSSLSAAALPARNQAPMFTSRYHSLVNNFSQKLVAAQVPLDSFSLQRFSLSSTSTTPESHEKESSNTEASKTAEANESGPDSESKASAGKGAVSESDSESGDDGEEMSKDDLMKLVAEKEELLSVKEEEIKKMKDKVLRTYAEMENVMDRTRRDAENTKKYALQNFAKSLLDVADNLGRASSVVKESFSKLDATSKDSAAGAAPLLKTLLEGVEMTEKQLAEVFKKFGMEKYDPINEPFDPNRHNAMFQVADASKPEGTVAHVLKAGYTLYDRVIRPAEVGVTQGGESEENKKESDA from the exons ATGCTGGCCTCGAGGATTCTCTCGCGAGTTTCCCGCAGCGCGGGCTTACGCTCCTCTCTCTCCGCCGCGGCTCTTCCGGCGAGGAACCAAGCTCCTATGTTCACTAGCCGGTATCACTCCCTGGTTAACAACTTCTCACAAAAG CTTGTAGCAGCTCAGGTGCCTCTTGATTCGTTTTCACTTCAAAGGTTCTCTCTTTCTTCAACCTCCACCACGCCTGAATCACATGAAAAGGAGAGCAGCAACACTGAGGCCTCGAAGACAGCTGAGGCAAACGAGTCAGGTCCTGACTCAGAATCAAAAGCTTCTGCGGGGAAAGGTGCAGTTTCTGAATCAGATTCCGAGAGTGGTGATGATGGTGAGGAGATGTCAAAGGATGATTTGATGAAGCTCGTAGCTGAGAAGGAGGAGCTACTGTCTGTGAAGGAGGAAGAGATTAAGAAAATGAAAGATAAAGTTCTTCGCACTTACGCAGAGATGGAGAATGTAATGGACAGAACAAGGCGTGATGCTGAAAACACCAAGAAGTATGCCTTACAG AATTTTGCAAAGAGCCTTTTGGATGTGGCGGATAACCTTGGAAGAGCTTCTTCTGTTGTCAAAGAAAGCTTCTCAAAGCTTGACGCCACCTCGAAAGATTCTGCTGCTGGAGCTGCTCCACTGTTAAAGACCCTTTTAGAAGGCGTGGAGATGACTGAGAAACAGCTAGCTGAAGTGTTTAAGAAATTTGGTATGGAGAAGTATGATCCTATCAACGAGCCGTTTGATCCAAACAGACATAACGCAATGTTCCAAGTCGCTGATGCTTCTAAGCCAGAAGGCACAGTTGCTCATGTCTTGAAG GCTGGATACACGTTGTATGATCGAGTGATAAGACCAGCTGAGGTTGGtgttactcagggaggagagagcgaagaaaacaagaaagagtCTGATGCTTAA
- the LOC103835528 gene encoding ethylene-responsive transcription factor ERF120, translating to MDYSEIDPSYDQKPPYLTRDQEHVIMVSALRQVISNAGSDTASLSTFEALQPLDAGPCSLCGITGCYGCAFPQHREINKEKKHRGVRKRPSGKWSAEIWDPSARERRWLGTFPTAEMAAGAYDDAAAGFVRRKASRGGTRNGKEAYTKTTVEDD from the exons ATGGATTATTCAGAAATTGATCCCTCTTACGATCAAAAACCTCCTTATTTGACAAGAGATCAAGAGCATGTGATCATGGTCTCTGCTCTGCGTCAAGTGATATCCAACGCAGGAAGTGACACTGCTTCATTATCGACCTTCGAAGCTCTTCAACCTTTGGATGCTGGCCCTTGTTCTCTTTGCGGTATCACCGGTTGCTACGGTTGCGCATTCCCACAACACCGAGAGATAAATAAGGAGAAGAAGCACAGAGGAGTGAGGAAAAGGCCATCGG GTAAATGGTCAGCGGAGATATGGGATCCGAGTGCAAGAGAAAGGAGATGGCTTGGAACGTTTCCAACAGCCGAAATGGCGGCTGGGGCTTATGATGACGCGGCGGCTGGGTTTGTCAGAAGAAAGGCATCAAGAGGTGGCACAAGAAATGGAAAGGAAGCATACACCAAAACGACGGTGGAAGatgactaa
- the LOC103834831 gene encoding small ubiquitin-related modifier 1, with the protein MSATQEEDKKPGDGGAHINLKVKGQDGNEVFFRIKRSTQLKKLMNAYCDRQSVDMNSIAFLFDGRRLRAEQTPDELDMEDGDEIDAMLHQTGGCGSGAAMA; encoded by the exons ATGTCTGCAACACAGGAGGAAGACAAGAAGCCAGGAGACGGAGGAGCTCACATCAATCTCAAGGTCAAGGGTCAG GATGGGAATGAGGTGTTCTTTAGGATCAAGAGAAGCACTCAGCTGAAGAAGCTGATGAATGCTTACTGTGACAGGCAATCAGTGGACATGAACTCCATCGCCTTCTTGTTCGATGGCCGTCGTCTGCGTGCTGAGCAGACTCCGGACGAG CTTGACATGGAGGACGGTGATGAGATCGATGCCATGCTCCATCAGACTGGTGGCTGTGGTAGTGGCGCTGCTATGGCCTGA
- the LOC103834835 gene encoding 65-kDa microtubule-associated protein 2, with the protein MAVTEADNPLLGEITCGTLLQKLQEIWDEVGESDEERDKLLLQIEEECLNVYKHKVELAAKSRAELLQTLSDANVELSNLTTALGDKSYIGIPDKTSGTIKEQISAIAPALEQLWQQKEERVREFSNVQSQIQKICEEIAGGLSNGPHVVDESDLSLKRLDDYKSKLQELQKEKSDRLNKVLEFVSTVHDLCSVLGLDFVSTVTEVHPSLDEANGVHAKSISNETLSRLATTVLTLKEDKKQRLEKLQELATQLTELWNLMDTPDEERELFDHVTCHISASVHEVTVSGALALDLIEQAEVEVDRLDKLKASRMKEIAFKKQTELEEIYARAHIEIKPEVVRERIMSLIDAGNTEPAELLAEMDSQIAKAKEEAFSRKEILDRVEKWMSACEEESWLEDYNRDQNRYSASRGAHLNLKRAEKARILVSKITAMVDTLVTKTRAWEEDNSMSFEYDGVPLLAMLDEYTMLRQEREEEKRRLKEQKKQQEQPHTEQDSAFGSKPSPARPVSAKKPVGTRANGGGGGGANETPRRLSMNSNGSKSKRDSLNKLTSPSKLVAISKEEAAASSPPVSCPDPVPASSP; encoded by the exons ATGGCAGTGACAGAAGCAGATAATCCTCTTCTTGGAGAGATCACTTGTGGCACCTTACTCCAGAAGTTGCAG GAGATATGGGATGAAGTTGGTGAGAGCGATGAGGAACGAGACAAACTACTTCTCCAGATAGAGGAAGAGTGTCTCAACGTTTACAAGCATAAGGTTGAGCTTGCCGCAAAATCTCGCGCTGAGCTTCTTCAGACCTTGTCTGATGCCAATGTTGAACTCTCCAATCTCACAACCGCTCTTGGGGACAAAAGCTACATCGGCATT CCAGATAAGACTTCAGGAACGATCAAAGAGCAGATTTCTGCAATAGCACCTGCGCTTGAACAGCTCTGGCAACAGAAAGAGGAAAGGGTCAGGGAGTTTTCTAATGTGCAGTCACAGATTCAGAAGATCTGTGAAGAGATCGCTGGTGGTTTGAGCAATGGGCCTCATGTGGTCGACGAGTCTGACTTGTCCCTGAAGAGGCTAGATGACTACAAGAGCAAACTCCAAGAGCTTCAGAAAGAGAAG AGTGATAGGTTGAACAAGGTGCTTGAGTTTGTCAGCACAGTGCATGATCTATGCTCCGTCCTTGGTTTAGATTTCGTGAGCACTGTCACTGAAGTTCATCCGAGCTTAGATGAGGCAAATGGTGTTCATGCCAAGAGCATCAGCAATGAGACTCTATCAAGGTTGGCTACAACTGTATTGACTCTTAAAGAGGATAAGAAGCAAAGACTTGAGAAG CTTCAAGAGCTAGCTACTCAGCTAACTGAACTATGGAATCTGATGGACACTCCTGATGAGGAAAGAGAGCTTTTTGATCATGTTACCTGTCAcatttcagcttcagttcaTGAAGTAACCGTCTCTGGTGCTCTCGCACTTGATCTCATCGAGCAG GCTGAGGTGGAAGTGGATAGGCTTGATAAGCTCAAAGCTAGCAGGATGAAGGAAATTGCATTCAAGAAACAAACCGAGCTTGAGGAGATATACGCTCGTGCTCACATAGAGATAAAGCCAGAGGTTGTTCGCGAGAGGATCATGTCGTTGATTGACGCTGGAAACACCGAACCTGCTGAGCTGCTAGCTGAGATGGATAGCCAGATAGCAAAGGCCAAGGAAGAAGCGTTTAGTAGGAAAGAGATTTTGGACCGAGTTGAGAAATGGATGTCAGCTTGTGAGGAAGAGAGCTGGCTTGAAGACTATAACCGG GATCAGAACAGGTATAGTGCAAGCAGAGGAGCACATTTGAATCTCAAGAGAGCTGAGAAAGCTAGGATCCTTGTCAGCAAGATTACAG CAATGGTTGACACATTGGTTACTAAAACCCGGGCATGGGAAGAGGATAACAGTATGTCCTTTGAGTACGATGGTGTTCCTCTACTAGCCATGTTAGATGAGTACACTATGCTTAGGCAGGAacgagaagaggagaagcggagACTGAAG GAGCAGAAGAAGCAGCAAGAACAGCCGCACACAGAACAAGACTCAGCCTTTGGGTCAAAACCTAGCCCTGCAAGACCCGTGAGTGCCAAGAAACCGGTGGGAACACGAGCtaatggaggaggaggaggaggggctAACGAAACGCCTAGGCGCTTATCAATGAACTCAAACGGAAGCAAGTCCAAAAGAGACAGTCTCAACAAGCTGACTTCGCCTTCGAAACTAGTAGCTATCTCGAAAGAGGAAGCTGCAGCATCATCTCCTCCAGTCTCTTGTCCTGACCCAGTTCCAGCTTCTTCACCATGA
- the LOC103834830 gene encoding GDP-L-galactose phosphorylase 1 yields MLKIKRVPTVVSNYQKDEASDESVGCGRNCLGACCLNGARLPLYSCKKLENSGTGEKVVISHEAKEPPVAFLESLVLGEWEDRFQRGLFRYDVTACETKVIPGKYGFVAQLNEGRHLKKRPTEFRVDKVLQSFDGNKFNFTKVGQEELLFQFEAGEDCDVQFFPCMPLDAENSPSVVAINVSPIEYGHVLLIPRVLDCLPQRIDHKSLLLALHMAAEAANPYFRLGYNSLGAFATINHLHFQAYYLAMPFPLEKALSKKMITTVSGVKISELVNYPVRSLLFEGGNSMQDLSDTVSDACVCLQENNIPFNILISDSGRQIFLMPQCYAEKQALGEVSPELLETQVNPAVWEISGHMVLKRKEDYEGASEKNAWRLLAEASLSGERFKEVNALIFEAIGCSNQEEELEGILVQPSGSVNQTGNRTLGGPIANGTASECLVLQ; encoded by the exons ATGCTGAAAATCAAGAGAGTTCCGACCGTAGTGTCTAACTACCAGAAGGATGAAGCTTCGGATGAATCTGTCGGCTGTGGACGGAACTGTCTCGGAGCTTGCTGTCTTAACG gTGCAAGGCTTCCGTTGTACTCTTGCAAGAAACTGGAAAACTCCGGCACCGGAGAGAAGGTTGTGATCAGCCACGAAGCTAAAGAGCCTCCTGTGGCTTTTCTGGAGTCCCTTGTCCTTGGAGAG TGGGAGGATAGGTTCCAAAGAGGACTCTTTCGCTACGATGTCACTGCCTGCGAAACCAAA gTGATACCGGGGAAGTATGGATTCGTAGCTCAGCTTAACGAAGGTCGTCACCTGAAGAAGAGACCCACCGAGTTCCGTGTGGACAAGGTTTTGCAGTCTTTTGATGGAAACAAGTTCAACTTCACTAAAGTTGGTCAAGAAGAGTTGCTCTTCCAGTTTGAAGCTGGCGAAGATTGCGATGTTCAGTTCTTCCCCTGCATGCCCCTTGACGCTGAGAATTCTCCTAGTGTTGTTGCCATCAAT GTTAGTCCAATCGAGTATGGTCATGTGCTGCTGATTCCTCGCGTTCTTGACTGCCTACCTCAGAGGATCGACCACAAGAGCCTTTTGCTTGCACTTCACATGGCGGCAGAGGCAGCTAATCCTTACTTCAGACTCGGTTACAACAGCTTGGGTGCTTTTGCCACTATCAACCATCTTCACTTTCAGGCTTATTACTTGGCCATGCCTTTCCCATTAGAGAAAGCTCTTTCCAAGAAGATGATAACCACTGTTAGTGGTGTGAAAATCTCAGAGCTTGTGAATTACCCTGTGAGAAGTCTTCTCTTTGAAGGTGGAAACTCTATGCAAGACCTGTCTGATACTGTATCAGATGCCTGTGTTTGCCTCCAGGAGAACAACATCCCTTTCAACATTCTCATATCTGATTCTGGACGGCAGATCTTCTTGATGCCACAG TGTTACGCGGAGAAGCAGGCTCTAGGTGAAGTAAGCCCCGAGTTGTTGGAAACGCAAGTGAACCCAGCTGTGTGGGAGATAAGTGGGCACATGGTGCTGAAGAGGAAAGAGGATTACGAAGGAGCTTCTGAGAAGAACGCATGGAGGCTACTAGCAGAAGCTTCTCTGTCAGGGGAAAGGTTCAAGGAGGTTAATGCTCTCATATTTGAAGCGATAGGTTGTAGTAACCAAGAGGAGGAGCTTGAAGGAATCTTAGTTCAACCTAGTGGAAGTGTTAACCAGACAGGCAACCGAACCCTTGGAGGTCCTATCGCGAACGGGACTGCCTCTGAGTGCCTTGTTCTTCAGTGA